DNA from Lemur catta isolate mLemCat1 chromosome 7, mLemCat1.pri, whole genome shotgun sequence:
acagggtcttgctatgttgcccatgctagacttgaacttctgggctcatgcaatcctcccatctcagcctcctgagtagctggactacaggcacacgccaccatggcCAACTGTATAATGCTTTTTAGCccagaggaaactgaagctcaaagtgGCAaaattaacttgcccaaagttacataaCTAGTAAATGACCCAGCCAAGATCTAAACCCAGGCTGACCTCAAATCTTAGTTGCTTTTCACTACACTGCACTGCTCTAAAAGTATGGGCGGAGGTGTTCAGGCATGCAGGCTATGGAGGCAGACTGCCTCACtcgagtcccagctctgccacttactggctgtgtgccCTTAGATAAACTACTCAACCTCTCTGTTCCCTCATTTGTAAGTGGCAATGAGAACACCAATGTTGTAGGGCAGGTGAGAGGATTAAATGTAAGGTGCTTAGAACAGtttctgacacatagtaggtgctaaatcAACCtgttgtcaataaatatttgctgaccaATTTACCAATCTTGACCTAAAGAAAGATCAATTCCATTACCTTCCAGATCAGAAATGTGCTCAACCCCCACAGTTCTCTTCCCTTGGGTGGGTCCTATGATCCCAGGGTACATCTTTTGAAGGCCCTATTCCCTCCCTTCCACCTCAGAGTTGGGGAGCCCATTGCACTCACAAAGTGAAGAAAAGCTTCTCATTGATGCCAGAAATGACAGATGCAATGGACAGAGAGAGGATGGAGGCTCCAAAGAAGACGTGGATGGGCTTAAGGAGGCTGCGCAGCCACAGGGatgcccagggcaggaggaagatGGCAAAGCCCAGGAACCACTGTGGACACAAGGGAGGATGCACCTTACTGTACCGTGTGTGATCAAAGGTGCACCAGGTCATCCCACCCCTTAAGTACCTCCTCCTGTCGCTGTACCTTGGCCCTTCTTTCCCAGTGCAAACATCCCTCCAGGCACTGCCCACCAGCACCCCTCGCTTCCTCACCACGCTCTGTCTGTTTCTATTACACCAGCAACAAGACCAGTACAGGAAATGCTTTGCTCCAATCCCGCTCTCCTAGCAAACCCAGCCAGCCTCGTTTGTCTTAGTCCTTGCTCCTAAAACTCCTCACTTGTACAAGCCTGACATCAGAATATGGAAACCACTTCTGGAATTGCTCTGCGTCAGAGAGGTGGGAATGGAGAAAGTGGAAACCAGCTGGCTGCCGAGAGCCAGCATGGCGTATGCAGTCAGCACAGAGGGCCCGGGGAGCACAGACGGGCAGTGAGATGGGCGAGAGGAACAGGGTAAGTGCTGGAGCCACCGACCCCCCATAGCCCTGTAAACTGCTGGTTCTATGGGACGTGGCCTGCCAGGCCCTCTCCAGACAGTGAACAGAGGGAATATTTGGTCGCACAGCTGCCAGGCGTGGCAGTAGGAACCCGGAGGAAGAGGGTGAAGAGAACCCACCTGGCAGGCGAAGAGGAAGACGGTGGTGATGCCCAGCCAGCTGTGCAGGGAGTAGAGGTTGGCAATGTGGTTGTGGTTGTGAAACTTAAACACAGCAACCAGCCCCACGACAGTGAGGCTGAAGGCCATCAGGTGCAGAGCTGCGTGGAGGAGCTTCCAGGGCAGCTTGGGCCCCAGCCATGACTGGGGCAGGCGGTACACCAGCGACCCTGCAGGAGAGAGCAGTCCCAGGACTCAGCCTCTTCCCCTGTGCTCACCCACACATCCGGGCAGTTACCCCGAGAGGATCCCACACAGCCTGCCAGCGAGAGAAGAGGAAATGCTGGGACACTGTTATCAACTCCTTGTCATCTTCTATCCCCCCATCCTTTGTGGGACAGCAGTCAGCCATGAAGGGAGGACAGAAGGGCCAGTTAGAAAGGGAGGAGCAGATTTCTTAGACCTGCCATTCTGTCATTACTATTGTAAGTGCAGCTTGTATGCAGTTTCCAGGCTAAAAAGCACTGTCACGGTCATTATTTCATCAACTGCACTCTCACAGCTGAGGTTGGTTGTCGGGAACAGGCATCAAGGTCAGACAACAACCTAGGTCCAAATCTGGGCTCTGCCTCTTAGCTGTTTGGCCTCTTCTTTCTATGTCTCAGTGTCCTCACAATATGGTGGCAGAATTGAGTCACTGCAACACAGATCCTATGGctggcaaagcctaaaatatttactgtctggccctttacagaaaagctTGCCAACCCCTGCCCGAGAGTATCTGTGAAGCTGCCCTTCTGAGATGCCTGCACTCTTACCGCTTCCTCCCCCAAATGACAGCTGGGCCCAGGGACAGCCCAACCCACCCTGCCCCTATAACCTCGAACCCAACACTGACAAAGGCCAGTCTTGGAGAGGGAAAGGCTGTCCAATCCAGGATTGGGCCGTGACACGCCTCCCTTGCTGACCTCTTACTCACCAGCTCCGTAGAACACCACCATGCCAGCAACTGTGAGCACCGGGTGCCAGTTGAACGTGTGGGTGCTGCCATCCCAAGCAAAGCCGCCACACCAGAACTGCATCCAGTAGGCAGTGAAGAGGATGCACATCGAGCCCAGGGACCCCAGCACCAGGCAGCACAGATAAAACCACCCTGAAGCCATTCTGATCAGGCACTCCTAGAAGAAGCGTAAGTCACAAGTCTCGGTTAGTCCAGGTGTGCCCCAAACACTGGCTGAAGGAGGTAACCCTGACCTTGCTCTTGGCCCATGGGATGGAATCTTTTTGCTTCAGTGTCCCTGTCATCGGCCCAGGTACTGCCCCCATGAGGCCTGATGGCACGGTGGCCCTGATCTCTGGTTACAGACAGTGAGTGAGGCCCCCCCCCCAAGCACCTGGCAGTCACAGAGCAGCAAGTTCAGGGCTATGGCTGGCCCTGGAGAAGGCCAGATGCCAAGGCTTTAGGAGCAGAGTCCTGGGATGAGTCTCCCTTCACAGGACCAGAAGGTAAAGAATTAGCACccccaggaaggaaggaataggAATCATAATCCAGGCTGGATTGCACAAATGCCCAGGCTCTGGATGCTAACATAAGGAGGCAAAAATCACAATCTGAAAGGGGCAAACACACTACTATTATACTAGCAGGGAAGAAGTCCTATGGGCTCCCACTTCTACAGAAAGTTCTTCCCTAGATGGTGAACTCTGTGGGGCTAATCTTCCCGGGGTAGGTAAGATCAGGCCTTCACTCCAGACCCCACACTGTACACCATGAGTTGGGTGATAGCCCTCAGCTGTCTCCAGGCCTGAGACTTCTGCTTTCCCCACCTCTGGGGAAAGTCCAGTGAAGAAAAGAGGAAGCAAGAACTCATGGTCTAGAAAGCAAGAGgtttattttgagatttccaCATGTGCTCAATAAACTCAGAAACCAACTCTGGTTTCAGGCATGGCAAATGCTTAAGCCCCTAAGGAGTAGCTTTTAAAAGCCAGTCAAGTGGACAAAGCCATAAGACTGGCCCTGCTTGGGCCCAAGCCTCAAGGCAGTCACCCTGTCCCATATACTTTTGCCAAGAAGGCAACAATATGGTCTCCTACAGTTGAAGTCCCTCACTCTGAACCAGCTAATAGAGAAAAGTAGCCAATAATTCCCAAGAAGATAAAGCACGTGACTGC
Protein-coding regions in this window:
- the LOC123641253 gene encoding lysosomal membrane ascorbate-dependent ferrireductase CYB561A3 isoform X1: MASGWFYLCCLVLGSLGSMCILFTAYWMQFWCGGFAWDGSTHTFNWHPVLTVAGMVVFYGAGSLVYRLPQSWLGPKLPWKLLHAALHLMAFSLTVVGLVAVFKFHNHNHIANLYSLHSWLGITTVFLFACQWFLGFAIFLLPWASLWLRSLLKPIHVFFGASILSLSIASVISGINEKLFFTLKNATRPYSSLPSQAVFANSTGMLVVTFGLLVLYILLASSWKRPEPGILTDRQLLLQPRHGSPLLPVTYMPVTTRRPHEPW
- the LOC123641253 gene encoding lysosomal membrane ascorbate-dependent ferrireductase CYB561A3 isoform X2 gives rise to the protein MASGWFYLCCLVLGSLGSMCILFTAYWMQFWCGGFAWDGSTHTFNWHPVLTVAGMVVFYGAGSLVYRLPQSWLGPKLPWKLLHAALHLMAFSLTVVGLVAVFKFHNHNHIANLYSLHSWLGITTVFLFACQWFLGFAIFLLPWASLWLRSLLKPIHVFFGASILSLSIASVISGINEKLFFTLKNATRPYSSLPSQAVFANSTGMLVVTFGLLVLYILLASSWKRPEPGILTDRQPLLHDGE